A region of Cheilinus undulatus linkage group 10, ASM1832078v1, whole genome shotgun sequence DNA encodes the following proteins:
- the si:ch211-175m2.5 gene encoding uncharacterized protein si:ch211-175m2.5 translates to MACNLVSKLFRPTVLMQLASLRSGCGSRGAAAAAGIRNFSSDPPPDKISRYPVPYRKDLPYDIVELMEEVESKGGFLPNVFQVLSHRPGEFRAFFAYYNELMNKETGRLTKADRELIVVATSIHNKCLYCVVSHSALHRIYSKRPTLADQVVVNYENADLSPRERAMLDFAMAVCRCDTITEQHFQALEEVGFDREDAWDIAAIAAFFALSNRMAHLTDMRPNVEFYNMGRMPRDKNKDGGQVKKE, encoded by the exons ATGGCGTGTAACCTGGTCTCGAAGTTATTTCGTCCCACTGTGCTCATGCAGCTT GCGTCTCTCCGCTCAGGCTGCGGGTCTCGCGGGGCGGCGGCAGCCGCGGGGATTAGAAATTTCTCCAGTGATCCTCCACCGGACAAAATCAGCCGATATCCGGTTCCATACAGAAAAGACCTTCCTTATGATATAGTGGAGCTTATGGAAGAAGTTGAGTCGAAA GGAGGTTTTTTGCCCAATGTCTTTCAAGTCTTATCTCACAGACCGGGAGAGTTCAGAGCCTTCTTCGCATACTACAATGAACTgatgaacaaagagacag GCAGATTAACTAAGGCAGATAGAGAGCTGATTGTAGTGGCTACCAGCATCCACAACAAGTGTCTTTACTGTGTGGTATCCCACAGTGCACTGCACCGTATCTACTCAAAGAGACCTACCCTTGCTGATCAG GTTGTTGTAAACTATGAGAATGCAGATCTGTCTCCTCGAGAGCGTGCCATGCTGGACTTTGCGATGGCTGTGTGCCGCTGTGACACCATCACTGAACAACATTTCCAGGCTTTGGAGGAAGTGGGCTTTGACCGCGAGGATGCCTGGGACATCGCAGCCATTGCTGCTTTCTTTGCCTTGTCTAACCGGATGGCACACCTTACTGACATGAGGCCGAACGTAGAATTTTATAACATGGGCAGAATGCCACGGGACAAGAACAAAGATGGAGGGCAAGTGAAAAAGGAGTAA
- the polr2g gene encoding DNA-directed RNA polymerase II subunit RPB7, with translation MFYHISLEHEILLHPRYFGPNLLNTVKQKLFTEVEGTCTGKYGFVIAVTTIDNIGAGVIQPGRGFVLYPVKYKAIVFRPFKGEVVDAVVTQVNKVGLFTEIGPMSCFISRHSIPSEMEFDPNSNPPCYKTVDEDIVIQQDDEIRLKIVGTRVDKNDIFAIGSLMDDYLGLVS, from the exons atgttttaccAT ATTTCTTTAGAGCATGAAATTTTACTTCACCCGAGGTACTTTGGTCCCAATCTGCTCAACACCGTGAAGCAGAAGCTTTTCACAGAGGTGGAAGGAACTTGTACTGGCAA GTATGGCTTTGTGATTGCAGTCACCACTATTGACAACATTGGAGCAGGTGTAATCCAGCCCGGGAGAGGGTTTGTCCTGTATCCAGTCAAGTACAAGGCCATTGTGTTTCGTCCATTTAAAGGGGAGGTGGTGGATGCTGTTGTTACTCAGGTTAACAAG GTTGGACTGTTCACAGAAATCGGCCCTATGTCTTGCTTCATCTCTCGCCAT tCCATTCCCTCAGAAATGGAGTTTGACCCCAACTCTAATCCACCTTGCTATAAGACAGTTGATGAG GACATCGTTATCCAACAAGATGACGAGATCCGGTTAAAGATTGTGGGGACAAGAGTGGACAAGAATGACATT TTTGCCATTGGGTCTCTCATGGATGATTACCTTG GTCTTGTGAGCTGA